In the genome of Telluria beijingensis, one region contains:
- the mutY gene encoding A/G-specific adenine glycosylase: MKRLTEFDQLADPTFSKAVIDWQRSHGRHTLPWQNTQDAYRVWLSEIMLQQTQVAAVLGYYARFLERFPTVHALAEAPAEDVMAHWSGLGYYTRARNLHACAKRVVQDYDGVFPSDPALLADLPGIGRSTAAAIAAFSGGVRAAILDGNVKRVFARVFGIDAYPGLKPVEDALWRRADALLPEVAGNPGAIESYTQGLMDLGATLCTRSRPDCGRCPLQSRCVAFATGRTAELPVRKPKKATPEKRTAMLVVIGGGEVLLEQRPQTGIWGGLLSLPEVGGHVPMDEEAPPVCTADVAAAAGGFGAIDEVRPLSPLVHVFTHYKLHIAPFAVTLGVRAGLPAGHVWWKLDEIDRAPLPAPVKKLLLDLARPDLFS, encoded by the coding sequence ATGAAACGCCTCACCGAGTTCGACCAGCTGGCCGATCCGACCTTCTCGAAGGCCGTGATCGACTGGCAGCGCAGCCACGGCCGCCACACCCTGCCCTGGCAAAACACGCAGGACGCCTACCGCGTCTGGCTATCCGAAATCATGCTGCAGCAGACGCAGGTCGCCGCGGTGCTGGGCTATTACGCGCGCTTCCTGGAACGCTTCCCCACCGTCCACGCGCTGGCCGAGGCGCCAGCGGAAGACGTCATGGCGCACTGGAGCGGCCTGGGTTACTACACCCGCGCGCGCAACTTGCACGCCTGCGCAAAACGGGTGGTGCAGGACTACGACGGCGTGTTCCCGAGCGACCCGGCGCTGCTGGCGGATTTGCCCGGCATCGGCCGCTCGACGGCGGCAGCGATCGCCGCGTTTTCGGGCGGCGTGCGCGCCGCCATTTTGGATGGCAACGTCAAGCGCGTGTTCGCGCGCGTGTTCGGGATCGACGCCTATCCGGGCTTGAAACCGGTCGAGGATGCGCTGTGGCGGCGCGCCGATGCCCTGCTGCCAGAAGTGGCCGGCAACCCGGGCGCCATCGAATCCTATACCCAGGGCCTGATGGACCTGGGCGCGACCCTGTGCACCCGTTCGCGGCCCGACTGCGGCCGCTGCCCGCTGCAATCTCGCTGCGTGGCCTTCGCCACCGGCCGCACGGCCGAACTGCCGGTGCGCAAGCCGAAGAAGGCGACGCCGGAGAAGCGCACCGCCATGCTGGTCGTGATCGGTGGCGGCGAGGTGCTGCTGGAGCAGCGGCCGCAGACCGGCATCTGGGGCGGCCTGCTGTCGCTGCCTGAAGTCGGCGGCCATGTGCCGATGGATGAAGAGGCGCCGCCGGTCTGTACGGCGGACGTCGCTGCCGCGGCGGGTGGGTTCGGCGCGATCGACGAAGTGCGGCCCTTGAGCCCGCTGGTGCATGTGTTTACACACTACAAGCTGCATATCGCGCCGTTCGCGGTGACGCTGGGCGTGCGTGCCGGGCTGCCGGCCGGTCACGTCTGGTGGAAGCTGGATGAGATCGACAGGGCGCCGCTGCCGGCGCCGGTCAAGAAATTGCTCCTTGATCTTGCAAGGCCCGATTTATTTAGTTAA
- a CDS encoding type IV toxin-antitoxin system AbiEi family antitoxin, whose amino-acid sequence MDDRVFPDDSSTIDELLIREALEALREKTAIEGKLAGSGTRPASRTDVLVDLIHENRSTRYRVECAHPIDRKAQLDKIRRGIRSTDVPGLLIAPHISRELAEHCRDIGLQFIDTNGNAYLQTPDFFILVTGEKDTRAPRSSKAPKGLTNAAALRVVFALLAQPGHVNATYKDLAAHAGVSLGTAHNVLDDLERRGYLINKGNAARRKLLEPERLMHEWVINYPTALRAKLKGRRFSAPAPGWWDAVDLSDLDVAWGSEVAAMKMTGYLKPVTQTLYVEPDEMDSVVKTLVKQHRIRPDPKGHIEILEKFWHWTPETPSHTAPPLLVYSELLALLDPRTEETAHMIKETYIDPAYHQA is encoded by the coding sequence ATGGATGACCGCGTTTTCCCCGACGATTCCTCGACGATCGACGAACTGCTGATCCGCGAAGCGCTTGAAGCGCTGCGGGAAAAAACCGCCATCGAAGGCAAACTGGCCGGGTCTGGTACCCGGCCGGCGTCCCGGACCGATGTCCTGGTCGACTTGATCCATGAGAACCGTTCGACCCGCTATCGGGTCGAATGCGCACATCCGATCGATCGCAAGGCGCAACTCGACAAGATTCGCCGAGGCATACGATCGACCGACGTTCCCGGCCTGCTGATCGCGCCACATATTTCCAGGGAGCTTGCCGAGCATTGCCGGGACATCGGCCTGCAATTCATCGACACGAATGGGAATGCCTATCTACAAACGCCGGACTTTTTCATCCTCGTCACCGGCGAGAAAGACACGCGCGCACCACGATCCTCGAAGGCGCCGAAAGGACTGACGAATGCCGCGGCCTTGCGCGTGGTATTCGCCCTGCTGGCCCAGCCTGGTCACGTGAATGCAACCTACAAGGACCTCGCTGCTCACGCCGGCGTTTCGCTAGGAACCGCCCACAATGTGCTGGACGATCTCGAACGCCGTGGTTACCTCATCAACAAAGGAAATGCCGCGCGCAGGAAACTGCTGGAGCCCGAACGCCTGATGCATGAATGGGTCATCAATTACCCGACCGCCTTGCGTGCCAAGCTCAAAGGCCGGCGCTTCAGCGCCCCCGCGCCAGGGTGGTGGGACGCCGTCGACCTGTCGGATCTCGATGTTGCATGGGGTTCGGAAGTCGCGGCAATGAAAATGACGGGCTACCTCAAGCCGGTCACGCAAACCCTCTACGTCGAGCCGGACGAAATGGACAGCGTGGTCAAGACACTCGTCAAACAGCATCGCATCAGGCCTGACCCGAAAGGCCACATCGAGATCCTGGAAAAATTCTGGCATTGGACGCCAGAAACGCCATCTCATACTGCGCCGCCACTGCTAGTCTATTCGGAACTGCTGGCACTACTGGACCCGCGCACCGAAGAGACCGCGCACATGATCAAGGAGACGTACATTGATCCCGCGTACCATCAGGCCTGA
- the mutM gene encoding bifunctional DNA-formamidopyrimidine glycosylase/DNA-(apurinic or apyrimidinic site) lyase, which yields MPELPEVEVTRRGVAPHIEGRVVERVVCRRDGLRWPFPPGLHALLAGRRIVSTGRRGKYLLIHFEHGTLIIHLGMSGHLRVLPPGIEPRKHDHFDLVVNGPEGVQVLRLHDPRRFGAVLWHANEDGALDEHILLRGLGVEPLGEQFDGALLHRMTRRRSAPIKQVLLAGDIVVGVGNIYACESLFRAGISPKTAASRISRARYDRLAEAIRDILAAAIVQGGSTLRDFIAVNGQSGYFQQTYFVYDRAGVPCRQCEAPVRQIKQGQRSTFYCAQCQR from the coding sequence ATGCCTGAACTACCAGAAGTAGAAGTCACCCGGCGCGGTGTCGCGCCCCATATCGAAGGCCGCGTGGTCGAGCGGGTCGTCTGCCGCCGCGACGGCCTGCGCTGGCCTTTTCCGCCCGGCTTGCATGCACTGCTGGCCGGCCGCCGCATCGTGTCCACCGGCCGGCGCGGCAAATACCTGCTGATTCACTTCGAGCACGGCACCCTGATCATCCACCTGGGCATGTCCGGCCACCTGCGCGTGCTGCCGCCGGGCATCGAGCCGCGCAAGCACGACCATTTCGACCTGGTCGTCAACGGGCCCGAAGGCGTGCAAGTGCTGCGCCTGCACGACCCGCGCCGCTTCGGCGCCGTGCTGTGGCATGCCAACGAGGATGGCGCGCTGGACGAACACATCCTGCTGCGCGGCCTGGGCGTGGAACCGCTCGGCGAGCAGTTCGACGGCGCGCTGCTGCACCGGATGACGCGCCGGCGCAGCGCGCCGATCAAGCAGGTGCTGCTGGCCGGCGACATCGTGGTGGGAGTCGGCAATATCTACGCCTGCGAAAGCCTGTTCCGGGCCGGCATCAGCCCGAAGACGGCGGCCTCGCGCATCAGCCGCGCACGCTACGACCGGCTGGCCGAAGCGATCCGCGACATCCTGGCCGCCGCCATTGTCCAGGGCGGCAGCACCCTGCGTGACTTTATTGCTGTGAATGGGCAATCTGGATATTTCCAGCAGACATATTTCGTCTATGATCGTGCTGGCGTGCCCTGCCGCCAGTGCGAGGCGCCGGTGCGCCAGATCAAGCAGGGTCAGCGCTCCACCTTCTATTGCGCGCAGTGCCAGCGCTAG
- a CDS encoding dynamin family protein, which translates to MQDLQQYGAWRAGVAASLEGYGKALREAGLIDAAGEQVLARALGRLRDDRLSVAFVAEFSRGKTELINALFFADYGQRILPSSAGRTTMCPTELLWDAHLPPCVRLLPIETRAGQLSTGDYRDDPGAWTVLPLDLDDPAAMHETLRQVSQTRQVSTAEAERYGLFDPQDPELAASLGADGSIEIPRWRHAIINLPHPLLKQGLVILDTPGLNAIGTEPELTLNLIPNAHAVLFVLAADTGVTRSDIDVWRTHIGAGPGRLAVLNKIDAMWDELKGGAAVDAEIARQQHDVARLLGLDAGQVYPVSAHKALVGRIGGDMALFERSRLGSLESALFHHLIPARREINARQLRADLELLAAGQQVLVAARLRELVEQLQELRSLRGKNQGMIAHMVRRVEAEKKEFDAGLFKLQGTRAVFTRLSTELYTLIGMDGLQDRTETVRAAMAASRFATGMRAPVRNYFANVRGALDEACAKVDEIKAMMDAMQRKFAAEHGLSMAPPQSLSLARHVAEIDAIEELFVRQFGTATLLMTSRATLLERFFDSIASRVRRVYRAANADTEAWLKVANAPLEALIRQHRDNLRQRQATVQRIHDASDSLEQRIGAFEHGQAELDATRIRLAAIAAGVTTTLEASSFIHDTA; encoded by the coding sequence ATGCAGGATCTACAACAGTATGGAGCATGGCGGGCCGGCGTGGCCGCCAGCCTCGAGGGCTATGGCAAGGCCCTGCGTGAAGCCGGCTTGATCGACGCTGCCGGCGAACAGGTGCTGGCGCGCGCCCTCGGGCGCCTGCGCGACGACCGGCTGTCGGTCGCCTTCGTGGCCGAATTCTCGCGCGGCAAAACCGAGCTGATCAACGCCCTGTTCTTCGCCGACTACGGCCAGCGCATCCTGCCGTCCAGCGCCGGCCGCACCACCATGTGCCCGACCGAGCTGCTGTGGGATGCCCACTTGCCGCCCTGCGTGCGCCTGCTGCCGATCGAGACCCGCGCCGGCCAGCTGTCCACCGGAGACTATCGCGACGATCCCGGCGCCTGGACCGTGCTGCCGCTCGATCTCGACGACCCGGCCGCCATGCACGAGACGCTGCGCCAGGTCAGCCAGACCCGCCAGGTATCGACGGCCGAGGCGGAGCGCTACGGCCTGTTCGACCCGCAGGATCCCGAGCTGGCCGCCAGCCTGGGCGCGGACGGCAGCATCGAGATTCCACGCTGGCGCCACGCCATCATCAACCTGCCGCATCCGCTGCTCAAGCAGGGCTTGGTGATCCTCGACACGCCGGGCCTGAACGCGATCGGCACCGAGCCCGAACTGACGCTGAATCTGATCCCGAACGCGCACGCGGTGCTGTTCGTGCTGGCCGCCGATACCGGCGTGACGCGCAGCGACATCGACGTCTGGCGCACCCATATTGGCGCCGGCCCGGGGCGGCTGGCGGTGCTGAACAAGATCGACGCCATGTGGGACGAGCTCAAGGGCGGCGCCGCCGTCGACGCCGAGATCGCGCGCCAGCAGCACGACGTCGCGCGCCTGCTCGGGCTGGACGCCGGCCAGGTCTATCCGGTCTCGGCCCACAAGGCGCTGGTGGGGCGCATCGGCGGCGACATGGCTTTGTTCGAACGCAGCCGCCTCGGATCTCTCGAGTCGGCGCTGTTCCACCACCTGATCCCGGCGCGCCGCGAGATCAACGCACGCCAGTTGCGCGCCGACCTCGAGCTGCTGGCCGCCGGCCAGCAGGTGCTGGTGGCGGCGCGCCTGCGCGAGCTGGTCGAGCAGTTGCAGGAGCTGCGCAGCCTGCGCGGCAAGAACCAGGGCATGATCGCCCACATGGTGCGCCGGGTCGAGGCCGAGAAGAAGGAATTCGACGCCGGCCTGTTCAAGCTGCAGGGCACGCGCGCCGTGTTCACCCGCCTGTCGACCGAGCTGTACACCTTGATCGGCATGGATGGACTGCAGGACCGGACCGAGACGGTGCGCGCCGCGATGGCGGCCAGCCGCTTCGCCACCGGCATGCGCGCGCCGGTGCGCAACTACTTCGCCAACGTGCGCGGCGCGCTCGACGAGGCCTGCGCCAAGGTCGACGAGATCAAGGCCATGATGGACGCCATGCAGCGCAAGTTCGCGGCCGAACACGGCCTGTCGATGGCGCCGCCGCAGTCGCTGTCGCTGGCGCGCCATGTCGCCGAGATCGACGCCATCGAAGAGCTGTTCGTGCGCCAGTTCGGCACCGCCACCCTGTTGATGACCAGCCGCGCGACCCTGCTCGAGCGCTTCTTCGACTCGATCGCCTCGCGTGTGCGGCGCGTCTACCGCGCCGCGAATGCCGATACCGAAGCCTGGCTGAAGGTCGCCAACGCGCCGCTCGAAGCGCTGATCCGCCAGCACCGCGACAACCTGCGCCAGCGCCAGGCCACGGTCCAGCGCATCCACGACGCCAGCGACAGCCTGGAACAGCGCATCGGCGCCTTCGAGCACGGCCAGGCCGAACTCGACGCCACGCGCATCCGCCTGGCCGCCATCGCGGCCGGCGTCACCACCACACTGGAAGCTTCTAGCTTCATACACGACACCGCATGA